The Herbaspirillum sp. DW155 genomic interval CCGGACGGAATACGCCAGTCTGCGGGATCAGGCGGTTGGCAATGGCGCGCACGCGCTGCACCTGGGCGGCGTTGCGATTGAGTTGCCCCTTGCTGCGCGCCTCGGCCAGCACCTGGGCGTATTCCTTGCTGGAAGCCGCCTCCATTTCTGCGGACGAGACCAGCATCTGCTGCTTGCGGTCGATGCCGACGGCACCGCCTTGCGTGGTCTGTACGGTTTCGCAAGCCACCAGGCCCACCAGGGCTGCGGCCAACAGGCTGTTCTTGATGATAGGGTTGAGCGTCATGCCCGCCTCCATTGAATAATTGATCTTGATGTCGGGGCCGGTCTGCCGGCGTGCTTGATGCCGCCAGCCAGCCGTGAGCCGCTTCGACCCGGCTCTTTGCAAATTGTTTCACGCAAGAAAAAACCGGCGACCGCATGCGCGATGGCCGGCTTGCTGGCAGGGCTGCGCAGCCGCTCAGCGCAAGGCTGGCGTCTCCACCTTCACATCGCCGCATTGTGCGCGATGGCGCAGGGCATGATCCATCAGCACCAGCGCCAGCATGGCTTCGGCAATGGGCGTGGCGCGGATGCCCACGCAGGGATCGTGGCGGCCGAAGGTTTCCACCGAGATCGGCTGGCCGTTCTTGTCGATGGACGGGCGCGGGGTGCGGATGCTGGAGGTCGGCTTGATGGCAATGGAGGCCGTGATGTCCTGCCCGGTCGAGATGCCGCCCAGGATGCCGCCGGCGTTGTTGCCGACGAAGCCTTGCGGAGTCAGCGCATCACCGTGCTCGGAACCCTTCTGCGCCACCGAGCGGAAACCGGCACCGATCTCCACGCCCTTGACCGCATTGATGCCCATCAGGGCAAATGCGATCTCGGCATCGAGCTTGTCATACAGCGGCTCACCCAGGCCCACCGGGACGTTCTGCGCCACTACGTCGATGCGCGCGCCGATGGAGTCGCCGTCCTTGCGCAGGGCATCCATGTACTCTTCCAGGCGCCCGATGATGCTGGCGTTGGCGGCAAAGAAGGGATTGTTGGGCACGTGTTCCCAGGACTCGAAGGGAATGGCGATCTCGCCCAGCTGGCTCATGCAGCCCTTGAAGGTGGTGCCGTATTTCTCGAACAGCCACTTCTTGGCGATAGCCGCCGCGCCCACCACCGGCGCGGTCAGGCGCGCCGAGGAACGGCCGCCGCCGCGCGGATCGCGGATGCCGTACTTGTGCCAGTAGGTGTAATCGGCGTGGCCGGGACGGAAGGTATCGAGGATGTTGCCGTAATCCTTGCTGCGCTGGTCCTGATTGCGGATCAGCAGCGCAATCGGGGTGCCGGTGGTCTTGCCCTCATAGACGCCGGAGAGGATCTCCACCGTATCCGGCTCCTGGCGCTGGGTCACGTGGCGCGAGGTGCCGGGACGGCGGCGGTCCAGTTCC includes:
- the aroC gene encoding chorismate synthase, which translates into the protein MSGNTFGTLFTVTTFGESHGPAIGCVVDGCPPGMALSEADIQPELDRRRPGTSRHVTQRQEPDTVEILSGVYEGKTTGTPIALLIRNQDQRSKDYGNILDTFRPGHADYTYWHKYGIRDPRGGGRSSARLTAPVVGAAAIAKKWLFEKYGTTFKGCMSQLGEIAIPFESWEHVPNNPFFAANASIIGRLEEYMDALRKDGDSIGARIDVVAQNVPVGLGEPLYDKLDAEIAFALMGINAVKGVEIGAGFRSVAQKGSEHGDALTPQGFVGNNAGGILGGISTGQDITASIAIKPTSSIRTPRPSIDKNGQPISVETFGRHDPCVGIRATPIAEAMLALVLMDHALRHRAQCGDVKVETPALR